One genomic window of uncultured delta proteobacterium includes the following:
- a CDS encoding Transcriptional regulator, LacI family, producing the protein MTTFSKKKPAAPRRPALRKATLADVSRLAGVSPATASMVLNSREGVSFTETTVASVLAAADTLQYKTVARRKTAVSDQKRRTVLIVVPNVTNAYYTTVIQAIQQSAARENCDTAVYTTYRSLDNELAALAFAENAQLAGIIFTMLSHHEEIIPRVNRAIPVVVIGDRRADLNVDTVELNNYNAGSLLAQHMAELGHTHLAYISTSLDENNIIRTQRLKGLRETFLKLRPEGSILVKSRDISPKTELDNMEIEYAIGSELARECFPAKDITAFVAINDLVAYGVIDAVRHAGLSVPGDYSVCGFDNILPSKFSGVSLTTIEHYIKDTGHNAFDILYAKIKGTASSHNITRVEFKHKLIVRESTAPPRKTR; encoded by the coding sequence ATGACCACTTTTTCGAAGAAAAAGCCCGCCGCGCCGCGCCGCCCGGCATTACGGAAAGCGACGTTGGCCGACGTAAGCAGGCTCGCGGGCGTTTCCCCCGCGACGGCGTCCATGGTCCTCAACAGCCGCGAGGGGGTTTCCTTCACCGAAACAACCGTGGCTTCCGTGCTGGCCGCCGCCGACACGCTGCAATACAAAACCGTTGCCCGGCGGAAAACGGCTGTGTCCGACCAGAAACGGCGCACAGTCCTCATTGTTGTCCCCAACGTGACGAACGCCTACTACACCACGGTAATTCAGGCCATCCAGCAGTCCGCCGCGCGGGAAAACTGCGATACCGCCGTGTACACAACCTACAGGAGCCTGGACAACGAACTCGCGGCCCTTGCATTCGCGGAAAACGCGCAGCTGGCCGGGATCATTTTCACCATGCTGTCCCACCACGAGGAAATTATCCCGCGCGTCAACCGCGCGATACCCGTCGTGGTTATCGGGGACCGCCGGGCCGACCTCAACGTGGATACCGTGGAACTGAACAACTACAATGCCGGAAGCCTGCTCGCGCAGCACATGGCCGAATTGGGGCACACGCATCTGGCCTATATTTCCACATCGCTGGACGAGAACAACATCATCCGCACCCAACGGCTCAAGGGCCTTAGGGAAACCTTCCTCAAGCTCCGTCCCGAGGGCTCAATTCTCGTGAAAAGCCGGGATATTTCCCCCAAAACGGAACTGGACAACATGGAGATCGAGTACGCCATCGGTTCCGAACTGGCTCGCGAATGCTTCCCCGCAAAGGACATTACCGCCTTTGTCGCCATCAACGACCTTGTCGCCTACGGCGTTATCGACGCCGTACGGCACGCCGGGCTTTCCGTTCCCGGTGATTACAGCGTCTGCGGTTTTGACAACATTCTTCCGTCCAAGTTCAGCGGGGTCTCCCTGACCACGATCGAGCATTACATCAAGGACACGGGCCACAACGCCTTTGACATTCTGTACGCCAAGATCAAAGGCACGGCCTCCAGCCACAACATCACGCGCGTTGAATTCAAGCACAAGCTGATTGTGCGCGAATCCACCGCGCCGCCGCGAAAAACACGATAA
- a CDS encoding hypothetical protein (Evidence 5 : No homology to any previously reported sequences) — MQRVYLFSMPRGNRHYPQQGAVFKEIFPERMQLIY; from the coding sequence GTGCAGCGCGTTTATTTGTTTTCCATGCCTCGCGGAAACCGGCATTACCCGCAACAGGGCGCGGTTTTCAAAGAGATTTTCCCGGAACGCATGCAGCTTATTTACTAA
- a CDS encoding Pyruvate formate-lyase has protein sequence MEQQTSMPATNGYIPDIPMTERINRLRQVLVMAEPEICSERAVIVTGSYRETEGQPAVIRRAKAIKHILEEMTIHIWDDELIVGNHANGRRSAPIFPEWAVYWLEEQLDCIPTRPQDKMVVSDKVNRELRSVFPYWKGRTVHDRVWGTLPDDVKQARTAYIFTVDLYERGSFGHLVYDTPMVLRKGFAGIAEEARRHLASVDESRPDQFQRSLFWKAALIVCEGVIAFAHRYAALAGEKAASETNPARKAELLQIAEICGHVPEKPARNFREALQTAWFLQLLVQIEGNGNSVSLGRLDQHLYPYFAADREKGAITLPAAQELLDCLWIKLNEIIKCWDTEACKVHAGFPMTQNVTVGGQTADGKDATNELTYLFLNTQDHIRLASPQFVCRVHKNTPRELMVRACEIIRNGGGMPALFSDDVVMNSLVNAGVPREKTMDYAIIGCVEPTVIGAFGRNNGGYFNLARVVDCALNDGVDRLTGKQLGVRTGDPAAFTSFEDVKNAVRIQMAHFVKLLATENSIIDVVQAEMAPHVLASTIIPGCMESGKDITAGGARYHWTTPFGAGIATASDSLAAVNRVVYEDKLFSMAELRDALNSNFEGVQGERIRQTLLRMPKYGNDEPEVDTLADFVSTLFFDEAEKYPTGRGGHMVGGLFTLSSTVPHGNRTGATADGRKAREPISDSISPTNGVDGNGPTAVLTSASKLKHGRCSGGNVLNLKFSPGALASADSLEKFASMLRTYLTDLGGMEVQVNVVSGKALREAQADPDRHRDMIIRVAGYSARFVELAADIQEDLITRTEHETV, from the coding sequence ATGGAACAGCAAACCAGTATGCCAGCCACCAACGGGTATATCCCGGATATCCCGATGACCGAACGGATCAACCGCCTGCGGCAGGTTCTTGTCATGGCGGAACCGGAAATATGCTCCGAGCGCGCAGTTATCGTGACCGGATCGTACCGGGAAACCGAAGGCCAGCCCGCCGTCATCCGCAGGGCCAAAGCCATAAAACACATCCTGGAGGAAATGACGATCCACATCTGGGATGACGAGCTCATCGTCGGTAACCACGCCAACGGCAGGCGCAGCGCCCCCATTTTTCCGGAATGGGCTGTGTATTGGCTGGAAGAGCAGCTCGATTGCATTCCCACCCGCCCGCAGGACAAGATGGTTGTCTCGGACAAGGTCAACCGGGAACTCCGGAGCGTTTTTCCCTATTGGAAGGGCCGCACCGTGCACGACCGCGTATGGGGGACCCTGCCCGACGACGTGAAGCAGGCCAGAACCGCCTACATTTTTACCGTCGACTTGTATGAACGCGGTTCCTTCGGCCACCTGGTCTACGATACCCCCATGGTGCTGCGAAAAGGTTTCGCCGGCATAGCGGAAGAAGCGCGCCGCCACCTCGCGTCCGTTGACGAGAGCCGGCCGGACCAGTTCCAGCGGTCCCTTTTCTGGAAAGCCGCCCTGATCGTCTGCGAGGGCGTTATTGCGTTCGCGCATCGGTACGCCGCCCTGGCCGGGGAAAAGGCCGCTTCGGAAACGAACCCCGCCCGCAAGGCCGAACTGCTGCAAATTGCGGAAATCTGCGGCCATGTCCCCGAGAAACCGGCGAGAAACTTCCGCGAAGCCTTGCAGACCGCCTGGTTTCTGCAACTGCTGGTGCAGATCGAGGGCAACGGTAACTCCGTGTCGCTGGGCCGTTTGGACCAGCATCTGTATCCTTACTTCGCGGCGGATCGCGAAAAGGGCGCCATCACGCTGCCCGCGGCCCAGGAACTTCTGGACTGCCTCTGGATCAAGCTCAATGAAATCATAAAGTGCTGGGATACAGAGGCCTGCAAGGTGCACGCCGGGTTCCCCATGACGCAGAACGTGACTGTCGGCGGGCAGACGGCGGACGGCAAGGACGCCACCAATGAGCTGACCTATCTTTTCCTCAACACGCAGGACCACATCCGGTTGGCATCGCCCCAATTTGTCTGCCGCGTCCATAAGAACACCCCCCGGGAACTCATGGTGCGCGCCTGCGAGATCATCCGCAACGGCGGCGGCATGCCGGCGCTTTTCAGTGACGATGTGGTGATGAACAGCCTTGTCAACGCCGGGGTTCCCCGCGAGAAAACCATGGATTACGCCATCATCGGCTGCGTGGAGCCCACGGTGATCGGCGCGTTCGGCCGCAACAACGGCGGGTATTTCAACCTGGCCAGGGTCGTGGATTGCGCCCTTAATGACGGGGTTGACCGCCTTACCGGGAAACAGCTCGGCGTACGCACCGGCGATCCGGCCGCCTTCACGTCTTTCGAGGACGTCAAAAACGCCGTTCGCATTCAGATGGCGCATTTCGTGAAACTGCTGGCCACGGAAAACAGCATAATCGACGTGGTGCAGGCCGAAATGGCGCCGCACGTGCTCGCCTCGACGATCATTCCCGGATGCATGGAATCCGGCAAGGATATCACGGCCGGCGGTGCGCGGTACCACTGGACCACGCCGTTCGGGGCGGGCATCGCGACAGCCAGCGACTCCCTCGCCGCCGTGAACCGCGTTGTCTACGAGGACAAGCTGTTCTCCATGGCCGAACTGCGGGACGCCCTGAACAGCAACTTCGAGGGCGTGCAGGGAGAACGGATCCGGCAGACCCTGCTGCGGATGCCCAAATACGGCAACGACGAGCCGGAAGTGGATACGCTGGCTGATTTCGTTTCCACCCTGTTCTTTGATGAAGCTGAAAAATATCCGACCGGGCGCGGCGGGCACATGGTGGGCGGGCTGTTCACGCTGTCCTCCACCGTGCCGCACGGCAACAGGACCGGCGCCACGGCGGATGGCCGCAAGGCCAGGGAGCCGATTTCCGACTCGATTTCCCCGACCAACGGCGTGGACGGCAACGGCCCCACGGCGGTGCTCACTTCCGCGAGCAAGCTGAAACACGGCCGGTGCTCCGGCGGCAACGTGCTCAACCTGAAGTTCTCCCCGGGAGCGTTGGCTTCCGCTGACAGTCTGGAAAAATTCGCCAGCATGCTGCGCACGTACCTGACGGATCTCGGCGGCATGGAAGTGCAGGTCAACGTTGTTTCCGGGAAAGCGCTGCGCGAGGCCCAGGCCGATCCCGACCGGCACCGGGATATGATTATCCGGGTGGCGGGCTATTCCGCCCGGTTCGTGGAGCTGGCAGCGGATATCCAGGAAGATCTCATCACCCGCACCGAGCACGAGACCGTCTGA
- a CDS encoding Glycyl-radical enzyme activating protein family gives MADNGAAGTIFDIQRYSVHDGPGIRTILFLKGCPLRCPWCSNPESLTVAPQLWQQKRKCVGCGSCLTACPAGAIMPGGQGITVDWARCDSCGKCARACCSGALEMIGRAMTVEDAVEAALRDRAFYKDTGGVTLSGGEPLLQADFAANVLRGCKERGLHTAMETTGYADWRKIERLLPYTDFFLYDIKLINSEKHKAAVGVDNARILRNAENIASAGKPLVVRVPVVPGINDDAENLRATVRFAAAIGARSVDLLPYHRLGEPKWERLGKPYTLGGTPALSNACLRDVLDAIGDMHVPVTVGGD, from the coding sequence ATGGCGGACAACGGCGCGGCGGGAACCATATTCGACATCCAGCGGTACAGCGTTCATGACGGGCCCGGGATCAGGACTATCCTGTTTCTCAAGGGGTGCCCCTTGCGCTGCCCCTGGTGTTCCAACCCGGAATCGCTGACCGTCGCGCCGCAGCTGTGGCAGCAGAAACGCAAATGCGTCGGCTGCGGCTCTTGTCTTACGGCCTGCCCGGCAGGGGCCATCATGCCCGGCGGGCAGGGAATAACGGTCGATTGGGCCCGGTGCGACAGTTGCGGTAAATGCGCGCGCGCGTGTTGCTCCGGCGCGTTGGAGATGATCGGCCGGGCCATGACCGTGGAAGATGCCGTGGAAGCTGCGCTGCGGGACCGCGCTTTTTACAAGGACACGGGCGGCGTGACGCTTTCCGGCGGGGAGCCGCTGCTGCAGGCGGACTTCGCGGCCAATGTCCTGCGGGGCTGCAAGGAGCGGGGACTCCATACCGCCATGGAAACCACCGGCTACGCGGATTGGCGGAAAATTGAACGGTTGCTGCCGTATACGGATTTTTTTCTCTACGATATCAAGCTGATAAATTCCGAAAAACATAAAGCCGCCGTGGGCGTGGACAACGCGCGCATACTGCGGAACGCGGAAAACATAGCGTCAGCGGGAAAACCGCTTGTCGTCCGCGTCCCGGTCGTCCCGGGAATCAACGACGATGCGGAAAACCTGCGGGCGACGGTCCGCTTCGCGGCGGCGATCGGCGCCAGATCCGTGGATTTGCTCCCCTATCACCGGTTAGGGGAACCAAAGTGGGAGCGGTTGGGCAAGCCGTATACGCTCGGCGGCACGCCCGCGCTGTCCAACGCCTGTTTGCGGGACGTTCTGGACGCGATCGGCGATATGCACGTTCCGGTGACGGTCGGCGGCGACTGA
- a CDS encoding Tripartite ATP-independent periplasmic transporter solute receptor, DctP family yields MKRTLLLFLSLALTMILFTGTGLCAQKPITLKLAHVLAVNGHYEAGAKKFAEIVKEMSGGSIIVETYPGGVLGSERDMIEGMQLGTLDLGMVSSAPLGGFLPEMMLFDLPFIFRDRPHAWGIADGPIGTELLQRLEKKKIVGLAYWENGFRMIFSTFPIKAPSDLKGRKIRVMENKVHMRAFEALGAIPTPMAYGELFTALQQKTIDGAENSIICLTTDKFQEVCGNLALTGHFWGVVPFLMSKTVHDKLTPEQRKIIKDAAIKARDWQRQYTVDNEGRYLEELKKFGMNITEVDRNAFREICAPIYKEFYGTIPQEMIEAVLK; encoded by the coding sequence ATGAAACGTACCCTGTTGTTATTTCTGTCGTTGGCGTTGACCATGATACTCTTCACCGGCACCGGCCTCTGCGCGCAAAAGCCCATAACGCTCAAACTGGCTCACGTTCTGGCGGTTAACGGCCATTATGAGGCCGGCGCGAAAAAATTCGCGGAAATAGTCAAGGAAATGTCGGGCGGGAGCATCATCGTCGAAACCTATCCCGGCGGCGTGCTCGGCAGCGAACGGGACATGATCGAAGGGATGCAACTCGGCACCCTGGATCTGGGCATGGTTTCTTCCGCGCCTCTCGGCGGTTTTCTGCCCGAAATGATGCTGTTCGACCTCCCCTTCATTTTCCGCGACCGGCCGCACGCCTGGGGCATCGCTGACGGCCCGATCGGCACGGAATTGCTGCAGCGCCTGGAAAAGAAAAAAATCGTCGGCCTGGCCTATTGGGAAAACGGTTTCCGGATGATTTTCTCCACCTTCCCGATTAAAGCCCCGTCCGACCTCAAGGGCAGAAAAATCCGGGTAATGGAAAACAAAGTGCACATGCGCGCCTTTGAAGCCCTGGGCGCGATTCCCACCCCCATGGCCTACGGCGAACTCTTCACCGCGCTGCAGCAAAAGACCATTGACGGCGCGGAAAACTCCATCATCTGCCTGACCACGGACAAATTCCAGGAAGTCTGCGGCAACCTCGCGTTGACCGGCCACTTCTGGGGCGTTGTGCCCTTCCTGATGAGCAAAACCGTTCACGACAAGCTGACGCCCGAACAGCGGAAGATCATCAAAGACGCGGCCATCAAGGCCAGAGACTGGCAGCGCCAGTACACCGTGGACAACGAAGGCCGCTATCTTGAGGAACTCAAGAAATTCGGCATGAACATCACCGAAGTTGATCGCAACGCGTTCCGCGAAATCTGCGCACCGATCTACAAGGAATTCTACGGCACTATCCCGCAGGAAATGATCGAGGCGGTTCTCAAATAG
- a CDS encoding conserved membrane hypothetical protein (Evidence 4 : Homologs of previously reported genes of unknown function): MKKFTEWYFKTQTFLIVVFFAIVVAAIFFQVVNRTILKIPLRWPEELARYLIVWITFLASVAALRRGAMIGIDLITAKFTGVSQVCLKVFQNVVIIIFAAVIAWNCSVIVSMQIETEQLSPALQLNMAVPYSAILVWGVLTVVELVIDTILQVKTHTRSNAAQAR; this comes from the coding sequence TTGAAAAAATTCACTGAGTGGTATTTCAAAACCCAAACGTTTCTTATTGTTGTTTTTTTCGCAATAGTTGTCGCGGCAATATTCTTCCAGGTCGTCAACCGGACCATATTGAAAATACCGCTCCGCTGGCCCGAGGAACTGGCCCGCTATCTTATTGTCTGGATAACCTTCCTCGCTTCTGTCGCAGCCCTGCGGCGGGGGGCGATGATCGGTATTGACCTCATCACCGCGAAATTCACGGGTGTTTCGCAGGTCTGCCTCAAGGTATTCCAGAACGTGGTCATTATCATTTTCGCGGCCGTCATCGCCTGGAACTGCTCAGTCATCGTGTCCATGCAGATCGAGACGGAGCAGCTCTCCCCGGCCTTGCAGCTCAACATGGCCGTTCCGTATTCCGCCATCCTGGTCTGGGGCGTGCTGACCGTTGTCGAACTGGTGATCGACACGATCCTGCAGGTGAAAACACATACCCGGAGCAACGCGGCGCAAGCCCGGTGA
- a CDS encoding TRAP transporter, DctM subunit, which yields MILLAILFGGFFLLAFLGVPIAVSLGVAAMGGMIFSNVPLMSLPQKMFTAVDSFSFMAIPFFMLAGKLMETGGISRRLIRFADGLLCRIKGGLSVATVVACAFFAALSGSSPGTVAAIGSVMYPEMTKLGYDEEFAAGLITVAGGLGPIIPPSILMVTLGVTTGISISALFMGGLVVGIILTAALCTCAYIICSRKGYGPARKSAPFREIVNSLLAALPALGMPMIILGGIYGGVFTPTEAAAVAVVYSLFVGKFVYNELTLKDLIITFEEAAIAATVILFIISTSVAFSWIFARQGLATMIVTQATALFTIPTLFLVATFVILLVFGTFMEGNAIILLLMPFMYPVAQKLNIDVIHFGVMATVALVIGCCSPPVAVNIFTAVGITKLPMGRVIRGMMPFFLVMVFFTFIMLFFPQVSSFLPNLLGK from the coding sequence ATGATACTGCTTGCTATCTTGTTCGGGGGATTTTTCCTGCTGGCGTTCCTGGGGGTGCCGATCGCCGTTTCTCTCGGCGTCGCAGCCATGGGTGGAATGATTTTTTCAAACGTCCCCCTGATGAGTTTGCCCCAGAAAATGTTCACCGCCGTGGACTCATTTTCCTTCATGGCCATCCCGTTTTTCATGCTGGCGGGTAAACTGATGGAAACAGGCGGCATTTCCAGGCGGCTCATCCGGTTCGCGGACGGCCTTCTGTGCAGGATCAAGGGCGGGCTTTCCGTGGCAACCGTTGTGGCCTGCGCGTTCTTTGCAGCCTTGTCCGGCTCCTCCCCGGGAACCGTTGCCGCGATCGGCTCGGTTATGTATCCGGAAATGACGAAACTGGGCTATGACGAGGAATTCGCGGCGGGTCTTATCACCGTGGCGGGCGGGCTCGGCCCCATCATTCCACCCAGCATTCTGATGGTAACCCTCGGCGTGACCACGGGCATCTCCATCAGCGCCCTGTTCATGGGCGGGCTGGTTGTCGGGATAATCCTCACCGCGGCGCTCTGCACGTGCGCGTATATCATCTGTTCCCGGAAAGGCTATGGCCCCGCGCGCAAGAGCGCGCCGTTCAGGGAAATCGTCAATTCCCTGTTGGCCGCGCTTCCCGCGCTGGGCATGCCGATGATTATCCTGGGCGGCATTTACGGCGGCGTTTTCACCCCGACCGAAGCGGCGGCGGTGGCGGTCGTGTATTCGTTGTTTGTCGGGAAATTCGTCTATAATGAGCTTACGCTGAAAGATCTGATTATAACCTTTGAGGAGGCCGCCATCGCGGCCACGGTCATTCTGTTCATCATCAGCACGTCCGTGGCCTTCAGCTGGATTTTCGCCCGCCAGGGACTGGCGACCATGATCGTGACGCAGGCGACCGCGCTGTTCACCATTCCCACGCTTTTTCTTGTCGCGACCTTTGTCATTCTGCTGGTTTTCGGCACGTTCATGGAAGGGAACGCCATCATCCTGCTCCTGATGCCTTTCATGTACCCGGTGGCGCAAAAGCTGAACATCGACGTCATCCATTTCGGCGTCATGGCCACGGTGGCGCTTGTGATAGGCTGCTGCTCGCCGCCGGTGGCGGTGAACATCTTCACGGCCGTGGGCATTACCAAGCTGCCCATGGGACGGGTCATCCGGGGAATGATGCCGTTTTTCCTCGTGATGGTTTTTTTCACGTTTATTATGCTGTTCTTCCCGCAGGTTTCGTCATTCCTGCCCAACCTGCTGGGCAAGTGA
- a CDS encoding Bacteriophage CI repressor helix-turn-helix domain-containing protein — protein sequence MRKNEGLAAPSQISREQFEQAMARLADALGITTQSELAEKMGIRQSSVADAKKRGGIPDSWLLKMVCTYHINPLWIVHGAGSKFLVPQKKSPKKYSAEAIIADMPVPILLRALAARLGRPDILIVN from the coding sequence ATGCGCAAGAACGAGGGACTGGCGGCGCCCTCACAGATAAGCCGGGAGCAATTTGAGCAGGCTATGGCACGGCTTGCCGACGCTCTCGGCATAACGACGCAATCCGAGTTGGCGGAAAAAATGGGCATCCGCCAATCAAGCGTGGCGGATGCGAAAAAACGCGGCGGCATACCGGATTCGTGGCTTTTAAAGATGGTCTGCACCTACCATATTAACCCGTTATGGATCGTGCACGGCGCCGGATCAAAATTTCTTGTCCCACAAAAGAAAAGCCCCAAAAAATACAGCGCGGAAGCGATCATCGCGGACATGCCCGTTCCCATTCTTCTGCGCGCTCTTGCCGCCCGCCTGGGCCGCCCGGATATCCTCATTGTGAACTGA
- a CDS encoding conserved hypothetical protein (Evidence 4 : Homologs of previously reported genes of unknown function), with product MKNFSDMFDIIFEVYRSHARAAGISPSNVSFARFLGHDHDGRVRAWKKGQWPSADDLWQMHQKLGFSLQWLVSGEGGPFETTPSEAPAVQDVSSGSAETKISRIEQLERDIARKSEELEKAGKERDKLMHELLDVQREHMKLLKEQIGKKKGRETDDGLEASLRETPAAYGKKTFHEEKAPYHFRDTPGKE from the coding sequence ATGAAAAATTTCTCTGATATGTTCGATATTATCTTTGAAGTATACCGTTCGCATGCACGAGCAGCCGGTATAAGCCCGAGCAACGTCTCTTTCGCGCGGTTTCTCGGGCACGATCATGACGGCCGGGTCCGGGCCTGGAAAAAGGGTCAGTGGCCAAGCGCCGATGATTTGTGGCAGATGCACCAGAAGTTGGGCTTCTCTTTGCAGTGGCTCGTTTCCGGCGAAGGCGGGCCGTTTGAGACAACGCCCTCGGAAGCCCCCGCCGTTCAAGACGTCTCTTCCGGAAGCGCGGAAACGAAGATCTCGCGCATCGAACAGCTTGAGAGGGACATCGCCCGGAAAAGCGAAGAGCTGGAGAAAGCCGGGAAGGAGCGCGACAAATTGATGCATGAGTTGCTCGATGTGCAGCGCGAGCACATGAAACTGCTCAAGGAGCAGATAGGTAAAAAGAAAGGCCGGGAGACGGACGACGGGCTTGAGGCCTCTTTGCGTGAGACGCCCGCCGCCTACGGCAAAAAAACCTTCCATGAGGAAAAGGCGCCGTACCATTTCCGGGATACTCCGGGCAAGGAATGA
- a CDS encoding D-galactarate dehydratase/altronate hydrolase domain protein, whose translation MIDPNNPICRGFLRPDGRKGIRDKLLLIYTVDCSAHVAFKIAEALTGQGHDVEVIGQRSCHDHQNRVFALLAYCVHPNVGAVLAVGHGCESTSAEAIHAFAAENGRPSEWFTVHQAGGTRRGISQGVELARSLLERMRARRQPVDFYWRDLCVSAKCGGSDYTSGLTGNPLVGAVFDFIVDAGGTCLFAEMNEGLGLRDYFAGRAACAAAREELLAAYDKAERACRLGGRFFITPGNIRGGLTTIEEKSLGSAAKSGNRPVQGVLQIGQRPPWQGLWMFDETSDEVFEHSLDHEGNQGGDCAVLMLMNAAGCHMNYLVTGRGHVCGVGISPTLKITGNPDTYDKLRDDIDFSAGPLLTGELSIEAMRDRLLEHTARICRGQPTLADAQGHRENEMWSVAQAAGCTPGP comes from the coding sequence GTGATTGACCCTAACAATCCAATCTGCCGGGGATTTCTTCGGCCGGACGGCCGCAAGGGCATCCGGGACAAGCTGTTGCTCATTTACACCGTGGATTGTTCCGCGCATGTGGCTTTCAAAATCGCGGAAGCGCTGACCGGGCAGGGGCACGACGTGGAGGTGATCGGCCAGCGCAGCTGCCACGACCACCAGAACCGGGTGTTCGCCCTGCTGGCTTACTGCGTGCATCCCAACGTGGGGGCGGTGCTGGCGGTGGGGCACGGGTGCGAATCCACCAGCGCCGAGGCCATCCACGCCTTCGCGGCCGAAAACGGCCGCCCGAGCGAATGGTTCACGGTACACCAGGCCGGCGGCACCCGCCGGGGAATCAGCCAGGGGGTGGAACTGGCCCGGAGCCTGCTGGAGCGGATGCGCGCGCGCCGGCAACCGGTGGATTTTTATTGGCGGGATCTGTGCGTCAGCGCCAAGTGCGGCGGGTCGGACTATACCTCCGGGCTGACGGGAAACCCCTTGGTGGGCGCGGTGTTCGACTTCATCGTGGACGCGGGCGGCACCTGCCTGTTCGCCGAGATGAACGAGGGGCTGGGCCTGCGGGACTATTTCGCGGGGCGGGCGGCCTGCGCCGCGGCGCGGGAGGAATTGCTGGCGGCCTATGACAAGGCGGAACGCGCCTGCCGTTTGGGCGGGCGGTTTTTCATCACCCCCGGCAATATACGCGGCGGGTTGACCACCATTGAGGAGAAAAGCTTGGGTTCGGCGGCCAAAAGCGGAAACCGGCCCGTTCAGGGCGTGTTGCAGATCGGCCAGCGGCCCCCCTGGCAGGGGCTTTGGATGTTCGACGAGACATCCGACGAGGTGTTCGAGCACAGCCTGGATCACGAAGGCAACCAGGGGGGCGACTGCGCCGTGCTGATGCTGATGAACGCCGCCGGCTGCCATATGAACTACCTGGTCACCGGGCGGGGGCACGTGTGCGGCGTGGGCATCAGTCCCACGTTGAAGATCACCGGCAATCCGGACACGTACGACAAATTGCGGGACGACATCGACTTCAGCGCCGGACCGCTGCTCACCGGCGAGCTCTCCATCGAGGCCATGCGCGACCGATTGCTTGAGCACACCGCCCGTATCTGCCGCGGGCAGCCCACCCTGGCCGACGCGCAAGGCCACCGGGAGAACGAAATGTGGTCAGTGGCGCAGGCGGCGGGATGCACTCCGGGCCCTTAA
- a CDS encoding hypothetical protein (Evidence 5 : No homology to any previously reported sequences), whose product MTMATMPAGLYRIDPSDNVATALADCAPGPAPLLGAGTGLLELTQPVPRGHKAALAPIGRGQAVVKYGYSIGLALCDIAPGSRVDEANLASAVGLVRGGGAFRPGGKTAYGLPVHPRHNEPGHNEPGHKGGDSRD is encoded by the coding sequence ATGACCATGGCGACAATGCCCGCGGGGCTGTACCGCATCGACCCGAGCGACAACGTAGCCACCGCCCTGGCGGACTGCGCCCCCGGCCCGGCCCCGCTGCTGGGAGCGGGCACGGGGCTGCTGGAACTGACGCAGCCGGTGCCGCGGGGCCACAAGGCGGCGCTGGCGCCTATAGGACGCGGGCAGGCGGTGGTGAAGTACGGCTACTCCATCGGGCTGGCCCTGTGCGACATTGCCCCCGGCTCCCGGGTGGACGAAGCCAACCTCGCCAGCGCCGTGGGGCTGGTGCGGGGCGGAGGCGCCTTCCGCCCCGGCGGCAAAACCGCTTACGGGCTGCCTGTCCACCCACGGCACAACGAACCGGGGCACAACGAACCGGGACACAAAGGCGGTGACAGCCGTGATTGA